A single Danio aesculapii chromosome 19, fDanAes4.1, whole genome shotgun sequence DNA region contains:
- the sall3b gene encoding sal-like protein 3b: MSRRKQAKPQHLRSDEEGTQSDKSPDNALLLRGGDEEDSGTESRSGGEETHVCERCCAEFFKWSEMLEHQQKCTEDRPVLIVKEKEEKVISRGSPTESLFSAHSDSAEMEASELNSELAEKVDEMPEETHIIDLDEQMDISLPEHKTSNLSPLPLDDENSTSPPVPPITNHYDMPSTNVTLEILHSTRVAVAQFSQSIHCAGSAGKLNSAAIPMILEQLMALQQQQVQQLQLIEQIRSQVAVMNRQPTQAALNPASKSLPSDSNTYNFQGIAPPPVLPLSGVMPSTVNGQASVSQASMLVRPPLLSSQPSTGQIGSRALESATASLTSSSPHLFSYSGASPLLPTCSGSLSNVSNTQSVSTPSPLSACQSSLLSPSANLPLLPQSPPNGVIFPNPLASIAATASALDPLAAMMKHRKGKLPSVSIFDSKPSSEDPFFKHKCRFCAKVFGSDSALQIHLRSHTGERPFKCNICGNRFSTKGNLKVHFQRHKEKYPHVQMNPYPVPEYLDNIPTSSGIPYGMSFPPEKAGPTWLDSKPVLPTVPSSVGLQLPPTVPIIESLSDSFTSTPSERSPHRPSPARGELAPSSPNPTGTETDVSTIAASPKSNREAEITQSFNTEEVHLPSNSLIRNGNNPNILLSQSMSTETPVKGNVPESTDVPSAIIKPSSPPLISDQFRSKFPFGGLQDSMQTSETSKLQQLVENIDKKMMEPNQCVICHRVLSCQSALKMHYRIHTGERPFKCKVCGRAFTTKGNLKTHFGVHRAKPPLRIQHSCPICQKKFTNAVVLQQHIRMHMGGQIPNTPLAETIYEKDTDMESFDSMSTYDDDCLDDISFEEEGDVVENSENTLSSFSDSPPPISSLPSSISESHNVGGDLSINLSQSNGKKIVRCEPMDNDLHALHTSTGEMENHRMGTSLMAHSSSSIHIPPYSNSQPEGQQEHCVSLNLSSKTPEEAAAIVKSESTDCPAANAVNGVTLNQTGIQPFKSTVKKENPFNVQCFSKEHENVQRSTEQDTKNPPTAVKLEMSICSRPYMLKEGPFPAFGLQSPTSRSEVMIPGVTSLTGPPPPRRTPKQHNCSACGKNFSSASALQIHERTHTGEKPFGCSVCGRAFTTKGNLKVHMGTHMWNNTPARRGRRLSVENPIALLGGDALKFSEAFQKDLAARAMNVDQNFWSRYAAAITNGLAMRNNEISVIQSGGVPQLPAITVATDKASTGNSPPITVMEKTGLERGPGQHFSMMIDDKKDIGIN; the protein is encoded by the exons CACTTCTGTTGAGGGGAGGCGATGAGGAGGACAGCGGCACGGAGAGCCGCAGTGGGGGCGAAGAGACGCACGTGTGTGAGAGGTGCTGTGCTGAATTCTTCAAGTGGTCCGAGATGCTGGAGCACCAGCAGAAGTGCACAGAAGACCGCCCTGTGCTCATAGTAAAAGAGAAGGAAGAAAAGGTCATTTCCCGGGGATCACCAACAGAGTCCCTCTTTAGCGCCCATAGTGACTCAGCAGAAATGGAGGCCAGTGAGCTCAACTCCGAGCTCGCTGAGAAAGTCGACGAAATGCCTGAGGAAACCCATATTATTGACCTGGATGAACAAATGGATATAAGTTTGCCTGAGCATAAAACATCGAATCTCAGCCCTCTACCACTAGACGATGAAAATTCCACCTCGCCCCCTGTCCCACCTATAACCAATCACTATGACATGCCCAGCACCAATGTGACCCTGGAGATTCTTCACAGCACCCGAGTGGCTGTTGCTCAGTTTTCCCAGAGCATTCACTGTGCAGGGTCTGCTGGAAAGCTGAACTCTGCTGCGATACCCATGATTTTGGAGCAGTTGATGGCACTGCAGCAACAGCAGGTTCAGCAATTACAGCTCATTGAGCAGATCCGCAGCCAGGTCGCTGTAATGAATAGGCAGCCTACGCAAGCCGCCCTTAATCCTGCCTCGAAAAGCCTGCCCTCTGACTCTAACACTTACAATTTCCAGGGCATCGCTCCACCCCCTGTACTCCCATTATCTGGGGTCATGCCCTCTACAGTGAATGGGCAGGCCTCTGTATCCCAGGCATCTATGCTTGTAAGGCCACCATTGCTTTCTTCCCAACCAAGCACTGGGCAAATTGGCTCCAGAGCACTGGAGAGTGCCACTGCTTCCTTGACCAGTTCCAGCCCTCATCTCTTCAGCTACAGTGGGGCTTCTCCGCTCTTGCCCACCTGTAGTGGATCCCTTTCTAATGTTAGTAACACCCAATCTGTAAGCACTCCTAGCCCACTTTCAGCTTGCCAGAGTAGCCTCCTTAGCCCTTCTGCCAACCTACCATTACTACCTCAAAGCCCTCCTAACGGAGTCATATTTCCCAATCCACTGGCCAGTATTGCAGCCACTGCCAGTGCACTAGACCCACTGGCTGCTATGATGAAGCACCGCAAGGGCAAACTGCCCAGTGTCTCCATTTTTGACAGCAAGCCCAGTTCTGAGGATCCTTTCTTTAAGCACAAGTGTAGGTTCTGCGCTAAAGTGTTCGGCAGCGACAGTGCCTTGCAGATACACTTGCGCTCGCACACAGGCGAGAGGCCGTTCAAATGCAACATTTGTGGCAACCGTTTCTCAACAAAAGGAAATCTCAAAGTCCACTTCCAAAGGCACAAGGAGAAGTACCCTCATGTTCAGATGAACCCATACCCAGTTCCAGAATATCTTGACAATATCCCCACTAGCTCTGGGATCCCCTATGGGATGTCTTTTCCTCCAGAGAAGGCAGGACCTACTTGGTTAGACAGCAAACCTGTCCTTCCAACAGTGCCGTCTTCGGTTGGTCTGCAGTTGCCTCCCACAGTACCAATTATTGAAAGCCTAAGTGATTCATTTACAAGCACACCCTCAGAAAGGTCTCCACACAGGCCATCACCAGCAAGAGGTGAACTTGCACCGTCGTCGCCAAATCCCACCGGCACTGAGACAGATGTGTCAACCATTGCAGCATCCCCTAAATCTAACAGAGAGGCAGAGATCACGCAGAGTTTCAACACAGAGGAAGTGCACCTACCATCAAACAGTTTGATTAGAAATGGTAACAATCCCAACATCTTGCTTTCGCAGTCCATGTCGACAGAAACACCTGTAAAGGGGAATGTACCCGAGTCCACTGATGTTCCTTCAGCTATTATTAAGCCATCCTCTCCACCACTCATCTCAGATCAATTCAGGAGCAAGTTCCCATTCGGTGGTCTCCAGGACTCTATGCAAACATCTGAGACATCGAAGCTCCAACAGCTTGTAGAAAACATTGACAAAAAGATGATGGAGCCCAATCAGTGTGTGATCTGCCACCGTGTGCTAAGCTGTCAGAGTGCGCTGAAGATGCATTACCGCATCCATACAGGAGAGAGGCCATTTAAATGCAAGGTTTGTGGGCGAGCATTCACGACAAAAGGTAACTTGAAGACTCATTTTGGTGTCCACCGTGCAAAGCCTCCTCTTCGGATTCAGCATTCATGCCCGATCTGTCAGAAAAAGTTCACAAATGCTGTTGTGTTACAGCAGCACATACGCATGCACATGGGTGGGCAAATTCCAAACACACCACTGGCAGAAACCATCTATGAGAAAGACACAGATATGGAGAGTTTTGACAGCATGAGCACTTATGACGATGACTGTCTTGATGATATTTCATTTGAAGAAGAAGGGGATGTTGTGGAGAACAGTGAAAACACCCTGAGCTCTTTTTCAGATAGTCCACCACCTATCTCATCTCTTCCATCCAGTATCTCAGAATCTCACAATGTAGGGGGCGACTTATCCATCAATCTCAGTCAATCAAACGGAAAAAAGATTGTTAGGTGTGAACCTATGGATAATGATCTTCATGCTCTTCATACGTCCACTGGTGAGATGGAAAACCACAGAATGGGAACTAGTTTAATGGCACATTCGTCTAGCTCTATTCACATTCCACCTTATTCCAACAGTCAACCTGAGGGCCAGCAAGAGCATTGTGTCTCTCTGAACCTCTCCTCTAAAACCCCAGAGGAGGCAGCAGCTATAGTAAAATCTGAATCAACAGACTGTCCTGCAGCAAATGCAGTCAACGGAGTGACTCTTAATCAAACAGGAATCCAGCCTTTCAAGTCTACAGTAAAGAAAGAAAACCCTTTCAACGTGCAATGTTTCAGTAAGGAACATG aAAATGTTCAAAGGTCTACTGAACAGGATACTAAAAATCCGCCAACTGCAGTGAAACTGGAGATGAGCATTTGCAGTAGACCATACATGCTAAAAGAAGGTCCTTTCCCTGCATTTGGCCTGCAGTCTCCCACCTCACGCTCTGAGGTGATGATACCGGGCGTCACCTCGCTCACTGGACCACCTCCTCCACGACGGACCCCCAAGCAACACAACTGCAGCGCATGTGGGAAAAACTTCTCTTCTGCCAGTGCCCTGCAGATCCATGAGCGCACACACACCGGCGAAAAACCCTTCGGCTGCTCTGTCTGTGGTCGAGCATTCACAACCAAGGGTAATCTCAAG GTGCACATGGGCACTCACATGTGGAATAACACTCCTGCCCGAAGAGGTAGACGTCTGTCTGTGGAAAACCCAATTGCCCTTCTGGGCGGTGATGCCTTGAAATTCAGTGAAGCATTTCAGAAGGATTTAGCAGCACGGGCCATGAATGTGGACCAAAACTTCTGGAGCCGATACGCAGCAGCTATAACAAACGGCTTAGCAATGAGGAACAATGAAATATCCGTCATTCAAAGTGGAGGAGTGCCTCAGCTTCCTGCTATCACTGTGGCCACGGACAAGGCTAGCACTGGAAACAGCCCACCAATCACAGTCATGGAAAAGACAGGCTTAGAAAGGGGTCCCGGACAACACTTCTCTATGATGATCGATGATAAAAAAGACATTGGGATCAATTAA